The segment GTCGGGGTATCACCTGCTCACCTACGGGCACCTGGTGGGCGAGCTGATCCGGCGGATCGACGGGCGGACCCTGGGCCGGTTCGTCGCCGAGGAGATCGCCGGTCCGTTGGAAGCCGACTTCCACATCGGCCTGCCGGACTCCGCATTCGGCCGGGTCGCCGCTGTCGTCCCGCCGCCGTTCCGGTCGGCCGACCTCGCCGCCGCCGATCCGGGCGGCGTGGCGATGAAGACCTACACCGGTCCCCTGGGCACCGCGGACGAGTCGTGGACCCCCGCATGGCGGCGCGCCGAGATCGGCGCCGCAGGCGGCCACGGCAATGCCCGCTCGCTCGCCAGGATCCACTCCGTCGTCGCCTGCGGCGGCACGCTCGACGGTGTACGGCTGCTGTCGCCGCAGACCATCGAGCTGATCTTCCGGCAGCAGTCCGACGGCCCGGACCTGGTGCTCGGGGCGCATCTGCGCTTCGGCATCGGCTACGGCCTGCCTTCGCCGGCGGTGCCGTATCTCCCGCGAGGACGGATCTGCTTCTGGACGGGATGGGGCGGATCGGTGGTCGTGATCGACACCGAACGCCGGGCCTCGATCTCCTACGTCATGAACAACATGGGTACCGGGCTGCTCGGCAGCGACCGCACGAGTCAGTACGTCAGCGCTGCTTTCGCGGCGCTGGGATGACCGACAGACCGCCGATCAGTGGTCAGGAATCGTTCGAATCGAAGGTGCGCTCATGAGTTTCGCCAGTCCCCACGCCGATGTGGAGCTGCCTGATCTGGGGCTGCACGCATTCCTGTTCGCGGGTCTGGGCCCCGCCGACCTCGACCGGGTCGCGCTGGTCTCCGCGGAATCCGGGGAATCGCTGACCTACGGGTCGTTGACGACGCGCGTCGACGGATTCGCCGCCGAACTGGTGGCGCGTGGCGTCGGCCCCGGCGACGTGGTGGCGTTGCTGTGCCCGAACACGCCGGCGTTCGCGGTCGCCTTCCACGGGATCCTGCGGGCCGGCGCCACCGTGACCACGGTGAACCTGCTGTCCACCCCTGCGGAGATCGCCAAGCAGCTGACCGCCGCCCGGGCCCGGACCCTGGTGACCGTGACGGCGCTGGCGTCGACGGCACAGGAGGCGACGGGCACGGCCGGGCTCGACGCGGGCGCGATCCTGCTCCTGGACGCCGAGCGGCGACCCGGGTCCGCCCCCGCCGCCGGCCCGGTCCCCGCGCCCGACCGGTTCGATCCGGCCGAGCGGGTGGCCGTGCTGCCCTTCAGCTCCGGCACCACGGGCGTGCCGAAGGGCGTGATGCTGACCCACCGGAACCTGGTGGCCAACATCGCGCAGCTCGCGCCGGTCCTGGACGTGCGCTCCGACGACGTGGTGCTGGCGGCCCTGCCGTTCTTCCACATCTACGGCATGACCGCGCTGCTGAACTCCACGCTGGCCGCACGCGGCCGTATCGTCACCATGGCCCGATTCGACCTGACCGCGTTTCTGGACGCCGTCCAGCGCCACCGCGTCACCTACCTGTACATCGCGCCGCCGATCGCGGTGGCCCTGGCCAAGCACCCGCTGGTGGACTCCTACGACCTGACGTCGCTGCGGGCGATCGTCAGCGGCGCGGCCCCGCTGGACGAGGAGCTGGGCGCGGCGGTGTCGCGGCGGCTGTCGGTGCCGGTGGTCCAGGGGTTCGGCATGACCGAGTTGAGCCCGGTCAGCCACATCGTGCCGGTGGCCGACGGCGGGGCCGGGATCGCCGGCCGCCGCGCGCCGGTCGCCGCCGTCGGATGGCCGGTCCCCAACACGGTCGACAAACTCGTGGATCCTGCGACCGGCGCCGAGATCGACGTACCCGCGCAAGGGCTGAGCGAGCCGGGAGAGCTGTGGGTGCGCGGCCCGAACGTGATGGCGGGCTACCTGGGCAACCCGGAAGCCACCGCCGCGACTCTCGACGCCGATGGCTTTCTGCACACGGGGGACCTGGCGAGGGTCGATTCCACCGGATGCGTCTACATCGTCGACCGCATCAAGGAGCTGATCAAGTACAAGGGCTACCAGGTCGCGCCGGCCGAACTCGAGGCGCTGCTGCTGACCCACCCGGACATCGCCGACGCCGCTGTGATCGGCGTGGCCGACGCCGAGGGCGAGGAGATCCCGAAGGCGTTCGTCGTCACCGGCGATCCCGCGTTGAGTGCCGAGCAGGTGATGGAGTTCCTCGCCGCGCAGGTTGCGCCGTACAAGAAGGTGAGGGCCGTCGAGTTCATCGCCGCGATCCCCAAATCGGCGGCAGGAAAAATCCTGCGCAAGGACCTGCGGGCCGGGGCCGTGCTTGACAGGGGACGGCCGTGATGTTCGGCATCGGTACGGCCACGGGCCGGCCGGTGAGCGACCGAACCCGGGCCCGCCTGTATGCCGGGACGCACGTCATCTGTCATAGTTATAACGAGCGTTATAGAGAGAGGGGTGTCCGATGACCAATCCGGTTGTTGTGGTGGCGACGCTGGTCGCCAAGCCGGGCCAGGAAGAGCTGGTCGAGAAGACGTTGACGGCGGCGGTGCCCGCGGTGCACGCCGAGCCGGGATGCCTGCGCTATGCGCTGCATCGCAAGGCGGGCGCCACGGGTGAATTCGTCGTCATCGAGAAGTGGGCCTCCCAGGAGGCGTTCGGTGCGCACCTGAAGGGTGCCGCGATGCGGGAGATCGGTGCCGCACTGGCGCAGGCACTCGCCGGACCCCCACAGGCGGAGTTCCTGGACGCGATCCCCACTGGCGACCCGGACGCCGGCGCCGTCTGACCGAACAACGGGTGACCGGGCCGGCAGGCACATCGGCCGACCCGGTACTCCCCACGAAAACGAGGAGCTTTCCCATGAAGAGCCTGATGTTCGTCGCGCCCGGACAGCTGCGCTTCGACGAGGTCGCCGCCCCCACCCTCGTCGAGGGCACGGACGCGCTCGTCCGGCCGCTCGCGGCCACGACCTGCGATCTCGACCACCATGTCATCGCCGACAAGACCCCGTTCTCCGGATTCGGCCCGTTCCCGCTCGGCCACGAATGCGTGGGAACGGTGGTCGAGGCCGGCCCCGACTGCACGGACGTCGCGGTCGGCGACGTGGTCGGCATCGCCTGGCACATCGCGTGCGGCACCTGCGCGCAGTGCAAGCTCGGGCACACCGCCCGCTGTCTCCTCCACGGCGACGCCCAGTACGGCCTGCCGGTGAACGGTGCCTGGGGCGGGACCTTCGACGAGCTCGTCCGCGTTCCCTACGCCGACTTCAACCTCGCCAAGCTGCCCGCCGGGGTCGACCCGGTGCACCTGGCCTCGATCGGTGACAACCTCGCGCTCGGCTGGGAGACGGTGATGCCGACCGTCGCCGGGATCTCCGACCCGAAGATCGCGGTTTTCGGCGGGACCGGTTCCATCGGCCTGTACTGCGTCGACGTCGCGGTCCACTGCGCCAAGGCCCGCACCGTGTACTACGACAACGACCCGGTCAGGATGAAGGTCGCCGAGCAGCTCGGCGCCGAGGTCCACGACATCGACGGCAAGCGGGAGAAGGACTTCCACCTCGCAGTGGACGCCAGCTGCGACCCCGAGCGGCTGCGCAAGGCGCTGCTGTCGGTGATGCCCGAGGGCCACGTCAACAGCGTCGGCATCTACTTCGACGACGTCCAGCTCCCCTTGCTCGCGCTCTACCAGCGCGGGGTCCACTTCCACAACGGCAAGGGGCACGCGCGACCGAACATGACGCCGACGCTTGAGGCGGTGGCCTCCGGGACGCTCCATCCCGAGCTGGTCACCAGCGGAATCTACGGCTGGGACGAGATCCCCGAGGTGCTGACCTCCGACCGCGCCGGCCACAAGCCGATCTTCGTCCTGGAGAACTGAGGCACTGCTGCCGTCGTTCCGTCGCGGCGCTCCCCGCTCGAACGACGACGTCGAGCCGATCGGCGGCCCGTTCGGGCGGTTCGGTGCCGTCGTGAGGCAGCACGCGCCCGCCGACGTCCGGGACCGCGACGCGGCCCGCGTCCTGCTGACCCGCCTTCACGCCGGACACCCCGAAATCGTCCTGGTCTGGGCGGACAACGGCCATGGAGGCGAGGAGCTGGGCACCTGGGCCCAGGACGCTGTTGGCATCACAGCCAAGGCCGTCCCCCGCCCCGAGGGATGCGAAGGGCTTCGCTGCGCTGCCGAAGAGGTGGGTGGTGGAGCGGAGTAACCCGTGGACGATGCGGGCCCGGCGCAACGCCAGGGACTGCGAACGGCTGATGTCCCACGCGCAGGCCCGCACCCGGTGGGCCTTCAGTACGCTCATGTCCCGCCGCCCGGCTCGGCCCCGCCGCAAGCCGCCGCGCCACCCCGGGGCCGCCGGTGTCCAGGAACACGGAGCCGACCCGGCTCGTAGCGCAGAACTGGTTGATCACGCCGGGCGCCGCCCCTCACCCGAAGGCGGACCGGGACCCGCACATCCTGCTGCGGTTCAACAGGAACATCGAGCCGGCGAAGGCTCGCTGACAGACGGTCATGGAACTGAACACCGCGAGAGCGGCTCCCTCGCTGGGGCCGCTCTCTGCGTCGGTGCGGTCAGGCCTGGGACCGGTCGGGACGAGCCGCCGGGCCGCCGCCGAGCAGGCCCGGGGTGGCGGCGAAGAGCTCCCGCAGCGCGGCGGTCGCCGCTTCGAGGACTTCCGCCGGAACGCCTTCGAAGAGCGCGTCGTGCGCCGCCGCGTTCACCAGGACCGCGCGTTCGGCAAGCGCGATGCCGTCCGCCGTCAGCCGCAGCCAGGTGCTGCGGGCGTCGTCCGGGTCGTTCTCCCGCTCGACGAGGTGGCGGGCCACCAGGCGGTGGGTGACGTTGGTGGTGCCGCCGGTGGAGAGCATCAGTGAGCGGGCGAGCCGGTTCGGCTTCATGCGGTACGGCGCGCCGGCCCGGCGCAGCGCCACCAGCACGTCGAACTCGGCCGCGGTGAGCCCGAGTCCGGTCAGCTCACGCCGCATCACGCCGTCCAGCACACCGCCTGCGAACATGATCCGTTTGGTCAGTTCGGAGGAGGTGTGCTCGACCTCGGGCAGCTCGCTGCGCCACGAGTCCATCCATACGTTCACGGGATCCGGTGTCGTCGTCACGTGTTGCATCGTAGGTCACTGTCGGTATAGCTTTCTAGATAGCTTTTCATAAAGCTTTCGACCTAGAGAGGTGGACAGTGTCATGCCCGACACCCGCATCCTCATCCGCAACGGCCACGTCATCGACACCGAGCCCGAGCCGTTCGCCCGCCGCGACACCGACGTCCTGATCGAGGACGGCCGTATCGTCGCCGTAGGGAGCGAACTCTCCGCGGACGGCGCCACCGTCATCGACGCCACCGACCGGATCGTGCTCCCGGGCTTCGTCGACACCCACCGGCACGTGTGGCAGTCGGCACTGCGCGGCGCGGCCGTGGACACCGACCTCGGCGCCTACCTCGGCCTCCTGGCGCAGTGCGGCCCGAAGTTCGGCCCGCAGGACGTGCACACCGCGACCCTGGCCGGCGCGCTGGAGTGCCTCGACTCCGGCATCACGACCCAGCTGGACTACTCGCACATCGCGTACTCGCCCGAACACGCGGACGCCGCGATCGACGCCCTGCACACGGCGGGACTGCGCGCGGTCTACGGCTACGGCACCCCGGTCACCGGCGGCGGCAGCCTCGAC is part of the Streptomyces sp. NBC_01262 genome and harbors:
- a CDS encoding serine hydrolase domain-containing protein yields the protein MADLNGVRDARFAKLGALLCENLDSGEELGASIAVTIDGEPVVDLWGGWADQGRTVPWRRDTITNVWSCTKTVTSLAALLLVERGLLDVDAPVARYWPQFAARGKEGVLVRHLLSHTSGVSGWDRPVTVADVLDVAASTARLAAQAPWWPPGTASGYHLLTYGHLVGELIRRIDGRTLGRFVAEEIAGPLEADFHIGLPDSAFGRVAAVVPPPFRSADLAAADPGGVAMKTYTGPLGTADESWTPAWRRAEIGAAGGHGNARSLARIHSVVACGGTLDGVRLLSPQTIELIFRQQSDGPDLVLGAHLRFGIGYGLPSPAVPYLPRGRICFWTGWGGSVVVIDTERRASISYVMNNMGTGLLGSDRTSQYVSAAFAALG
- a CDS encoding zinc-dependent alcohol dehydrogenase, whose amino-acid sequence is MKSLMFVAPGQLRFDEVAAPTLVEGTDALVRPLAATTCDLDHHVIADKTPFSGFGPFPLGHECVGTVVEAGPDCTDVAVGDVVGIAWHIACGTCAQCKLGHTARCLLHGDAQYGLPVNGAWGGTFDELVRVPYADFNLAKLPAGVDPVHLASIGDNLALGWETVMPTVAGISDPKIAVFGGTGSIGLYCVDVAVHCAKARTVYYDNDPVRMKVAEQLGAEVHDIDGKREKDFHLAVDASCDPERLRKALLSVMPEGHVNSVGIYFDDVQLPLLALYQRGVHFHNGKGHARPNMTPTLEAVASGTLHPELVTSGIYGWDEIPEVLTSDRAGHKPIFVLEN
- a CDS encoding MarR family winged helix-turn-helix transcriptional regulator, with product MTTTPDPVNVWMDSWRSELPEVEHTSSELTKRIMFAGGVLDGVMRRELTGLGLTAAEFDVLVALRRAGAPYRMKPNRLARSLMLSTGGTTNVTHRLVARHLVERENDPDDARSTWLRLTADGIALAERAVLVNAAAHDALFEGVPAEVLEAATAALRELFAATPGLLGGGPAARPDRSQA
- a CDS encoding putative quinol monooxygenase, whose protein sequence is MTNPVVVVATLVAKPGQEELVEKTLTAAVPAVHAEPGCLRYALHRKAGATGEFVVIEKWASQEAFGAHLKGAAMREIGAALAQALAGPPQAEFLDAIPTGDPDAGAV
- a CDS encoding AMP-binding protein; its protein translation is MSFASPHADVELPDLGLHAFLFAGLGPADLDRVALVSAESGESLTYGSLTTRVDGFAAELVARGVGPGDVVALLCPNTPAFAVAFHGILRAGATVTTVNLLSTPAEIAKQLTAARARTLVTVTALASTAQEATGTAGLDAGAILLLDAERRPGSAPAAGPVPAPDRFDPAERVAVLPFSSGTTGVPKGVMLTHRNLVANIAQLAPVLDVRSDDVVLAALPFFHIYGMTALLNSTLAARGRIVTMARFDLTAFLDAVQRHRVTYLYIAPPIAVALAKHPLVDSYDLTSLRAIVSGAAPLDEELGAAVSRRLSVPVVQGFGMTELSPVSHIVPVADGGAGIAGRRAPVAAVGWPVPNTVDKLVDPATGAEIDVPAQGLSEPGELWVRGPNVMAGYLGNPEATAATLDADGFLHTGDLARVDSTGCVYIVDRIKELIKYKGYQVAPAELEALLLTHPDIADAAVIGVADAEGEEIPKAFVVTGDPALSAEQVMEFLAAQVAPYKKVRAVEFIAAIPKSAAGKILRKDLRAGAVLDRGRP